The genomic stretch GCAAAAAGGCTTAATAAAAAAGCCAACCCAAAAAATGCCGATAGGCCGATAAAGGTAACAATGCTACCAGCCATTGATGCGGTTAATAGCGAAAGAGTAAGATCAATTGAAGCAAGCATAGACACACGGCTAGCGGCGGTATGGCTATCGCCAATTTGCTGGCTTAACCACAGTGATAGCGCCTTTAAAGGGGCTATAAAGGCATAGCCAAGTGCCATATAAATAAGAGATATAAAAATAGCAAAAGGCGCATTTTGCCATTGATTGACACAGATTGCTGTTCCTAAAAATATGATTGCGGTGGCAAGGCTCATCCAACCGATAAGCTTTAAGCCATTATAGCGCAATAAGATATGGCCGCTGATAAGGGCAGCACCAAGCCCCAAAGCATTGCTGCCAAATGCGCCAAAAAATCCAGCAAGGCCAGCAGAAACGCCAAAATCTACTTGCATAATTGGAAGATAGGCTGTGACTAAGCCTAAGCCCATTTTAGCAAAAAGCGCAATGAGGATAAAATGCCAAATGGCTTTATGGCGCAAAAAGGCTAAAAATGCCAAAAAAGACCGGGTTTCTCCGTGGCTTTTTGCGTCTTTAGGGTTATTCAGCTCTATTGTTAGAGCGCTTTTCGATCTGATTGGATCAGATCGGCGCTCTAAACCTTTGTTTACACCGCGTTTTTTGTCCGAAAACCGCTTCACACTTTTCGGAAAACGCTCTAATGCCGGCCTTGCTGGGATTACTAAAAATAAAAAGCCGGTTGCAAGCGCCGTGCAGATAATAATTGCGCTAAGAATGATAAACCAGCTTTGACCATTGGCGAAAAAGGCAATCAACCCTAAAATAATACCACCAATGGTAAAGCCGATCACTTGCCAAATACTGGCATAGCGATAGCCTTGTTCATCTTCAGTAATGACTGCAAAGCCATCAAGTGCAATGGTGCCTGTGGCCAAAATGATAAAAAGCAAACTTGAAAGCACCATTAACAGCGCAAAATTAGCACTCGGATCAACCCATAAAAATGCCAATAAAGTAAATGTTGCAATGAGCGCAGTTAGCAAAATAATATGGCGATAAGCATTAGGTGCGCCTTTTGCATATCTATCAATAAGGGGTGCCCAAAAAACGCGCAAAGCATAGGGTAAATAAACCAGTGAAAGCAGACTTATAGATGCGGCAGAATATCCAGCTTCGCGCAGTAATGCTGGCAAAAGATAAAATATATAAGACATGGGAATGGCAGTAACAATATAAAATGCGCCATAGCATAAATAGCGCAAACGTCGTTGCCCATAAGGCGCATTTGTAGGCGCATCTGTGGGCGCAATTGATTTTGCAATTGATTGAAACACGATAATCCCCGTCCTCCAAAGGATGAAACCGCTTGCGATTTTTTAATATCTTTGTTGAGTAACATCTTTACTTCAATGGATATAGAAAGTCGGCTTGTGGATTTCGGGATAATTCTTGTGTTATTCGATCAACCTTATATTTAGGCAGTCTCATGCTTATGGATTTTTAAGATGATAGCTCTATTTAAATCGATCAACTGTTGGTGCATGGCCAAAATGATTGCGATAGGCATTGGTAAAATTTGCTGGATCAGAAAAGCCACATTGATAGGCAATTTCTGCAATATGCAATTGGTTTAAACGCACTTGCATACGGGCCATTTCCAATAATTTGCCGCGCAAATAAGTGGTAATAGATACACCAAAGGTTGATTTAAAAGCCCGCCTTAATGTGCTTTCATTGGTGGCAAATCGGCTCGCAATATCGCCAATTAAGTGCCGTTGATTAAGATGCTCATCAAGATAGGATTTAACCTCATAAGCAAGTTCATGATGGCGGCGGTTAAAATTGCTTTTTATTGGCTGGGCACTTAGAGC from Bartonella sp. HY328 encodes the following:
- a CDS encoding MFS transporter, whose amino-acid sequence is MFQSIAKSIAPTDAPTNAPYGQRRLRYLCYGAFYIVTAIPMSYIFYLLPALLREAGYSAASISLLSLVYLPYALRVFWAPLIDRYAKGAPNAYRHIILLTALIATFTLLAFLWVDPSANFALLMVLSSLLFIILATGTIALDGFAVITEDEQGYRYASIWQVIGFTIGGIILGLIAFFANGQSWFIILSAIIICTALATGFLFLVIPARPALERFPKSVKRFSDKKRGVNKGLERRSDPIRSKSALTIELNNPKDAKSHGETRSFLAFLAFLRHKAIWHFILIALFAKMGLGLVTAYLPIMQVDFGVSAGLAGFFGAFGSNALGLGAALISGHILLRYNGLKLIGWMSLATAIIFLGTAICVNQWQNAPFAIFISLIYMALGYAFIAPLKALSLWLSQQIGDSHTAASRVSMLASIDLTLSLLTASMAGSIVTFIGLSAFFGLAFLLSLFAMVLVFLNPAKNLAALYSCLTRSL